The following are encoded in a window of Arthrobacter antioxidans genomic DNA:
- a CDS encoding ABC-F family ATP-binding cassette domain-containing protein, which translates to MISVSKLELRAGARLLMDDVSFRVDKGDKIGFVGRNGAGKTTLTKVLAGEALPAGGTVTRSGEIGYLPQDPRTPNMEQLARDRILSARNLDEVVSELRQAQEDMASDKTSVRNKAMARYDRIESAFLSGGGYAAEAEAASISSNLSLPERILNQPLKTLSGGQRRRVELARILFSGAETMLLDEPTNHLDADSITWLREFLKNHQGGLIVISHDVELLEATVNKVFQLDANRATIDIYNMGWKRYQLQRETDERARKRERANAEKKAHVLMDQANKMRAKASKAVAAQNMAKRAERLLGNLDAVRTSDRVAALRFPEPSPCGKTPMTAEGLSKSYGSLEIFTDVDLAIDRGSKVVILGLNGAGKTTLLRMLAGVDIPDTGKVVAGHGLKVGYYAQEHETLDTQRTVLENMKSSAPDMQDAEVRGILGSFLFSGDDVDKPAGVLSGGEKTRLALATIVASSANVLLLDEPTNNLDPASRAEILGALKNYSGAVVMVSHDEGAVDALDPERVVLLPDGVEDLWNDDYLELVTLA; encoded by the coding sequence GTGATTAGCGTTTCCAAGCTGGAGCTGCGGGCGGGTGCCCGCCTGCTCATGGACGATGTCTCCTTCCGTGTGGACAAGGGCGACAAGATCGGCTTCGTCGGGCGCAACGGCGCAGGCAAGACGACGCTCACGAAGGTCCTGGCCGGCGAGGCACTCCCCGCCGGCGGTACGGTGACCCGGTCCGGCGAGATCGGCTACCTGCCCCAGGACCCGAGGACGCCGAACATGGAGCAGCTCGCCCGCGACCGCATCCTCTCGGCCCGCAACCTCGACGAGGTCGTCAGCGAGCTGCGGCAGGCGCAGGAGGACATGGCCAGCGACAAGACCTCGGTGCGCAACAAGGCGATGGCGCGCTACGACCGCATCGAGTCCGCCTTCCTCTCGGGCGGCGGCTACGCGGCGGAGGCCGAGGCGGCGTCGATCTCGTCGAACCTGTCGCTACCCGAGCGGATCCTCAACCAGCCCCTCAAGACGCTCTCCGGCGGCCAGCGCCGGCGCGTCGAACTCGCCCGCATCCTCTTCTCCGGTGCCGAGACCATGCTCCTCGACGAGCCCACCAACCACCTCGACGCCGACTCCATCACTTGGCTCCGGGAGTTCCTGAAGAACCACCAGGGCGGGCTGATCGTGATCAGCCACGACGTCGAACTGCTTGAGGCGACCGTGAACAAGGTGTTCCAGCTGGACGCCAACCGGGCGACCATCGACATCTACAACATGGGCTGGAAGCGCTACCAGCTCCAGCGCGAGACCGACGAGCGCGCCCGGAAGCGCGAGCGCGCCAACGCCGAGAAGAAGGCGCATGTCCTCATGGACCAGGCCAACAAGATGCGGGCGAAGGCCTCGAAGGCCGTCGCCGCCCAGAACATGGCCAAACGCGCCGAACGGCTGCTCGGAAACCTCGATGCGGTCCGGACCTCGGACCGCGTGGCCGCGCTGCGCTTCCCCGAACCGTCGCCCTGCGGCAAGACGCCGATGACGGCGGAGGGGCTGAGCAAGTCCTACGGTTCGCTCGAGATCTTCACCGACGTGGACCTCGCGATCGACCGCGGGTCCAAGGTGGTGATCCTCGGCCTCAACGGTGCGGGGAAGACGACCCTGCTGCGGATGCTCGCCGGCGTCGACATCCCGGACACGGGCAAGGTCGTCGCGGGCCACGGCCTCAAGGTCGGGTACTACGCGCAGGAACACGAGACGCTCGACACGCAGCGCACCGTGCTCGAGAACATGAAGTCCTCGGCCCCGGACATGCAGGACGCCGAGGTGCGCGGCATCCTCGGGTCCTTCCTCTTCTCCGGCGACGACGTCGACAAGCCCGCCGGTGTGCTCTCGGGTGGCGAGAAGACCCGTCTGGCCCTGGCGACGATCGTGGCGTCGTCCGCGAACGTGCTCCTCCTGGACGAGCCCACGAACAACCTCGATCCCGCCAGCCGTGCCGAGATCCTCGGGGCCCTCAAGAACTACAGCGGCGCCGTGGTCATGGTCAGCCACGACGAGGGCGCTGTCGACGCACTCGATCCCGAGCGGGTCGTCCTGCTGCCCGACGGCGTCGAGGACCTCTGGAACGACGACTACCTGGAGCTCGTCACCCTCGCGTAG
- a CDS encoding glycosyltransferase family 2 protein produces the protein MDVALVIFWLFAGVSILYVVHFGLYLVGANFYDIWQQRRKGLSGVQQPVAYEPECASTAIWHRRAAPEVPGLVSVVIAAHNEEAVIVRTLESVGRSTYHSLEVIVADDASSDLTGRLVRDYQVRHPEMDLRLMRMRKNVGKGAALNAALRRYARGQFVMTLDADSIIQPDAISNALSYFDDPYVAGVAANVQILEETTALGILQRFEHMIGYRSKKLYSLLNCEFVVGGVASTYRMRVLRKVDFYDTDTLTEDIGLSTKITNLGNRRFRMIFGADVVAKTEGVLTLRALAKQRFRWKYGSLQNLIKYRGMMLNPHRRYTRTLTYYRMPMALLSEFTLLISPLAWTYAVYWSLVTQTPALIIGAYATITAYTLLTVWMDENLTVRERARLSIYAPTAYFLFYIMDLVQLTAAVRCIARSRGLVKRPEINTWKSPQRVGSRAVVARAA, from the coding sequence ATGGACGTCGCGCTCGTTATCTTCTGGCTGTTCGCCGGCGTCAGCATCCTCTACGTGGTGCATTTCGGCCTGTACCTGGTGGGAGCCAATTTCTACGACATCTGGCAGCAGCGGCGGAAGGGCCTCAGCGGCGTCCAACAGCCCGTGGCGTACGAGCCCGAGTGCGCGTCGACCGCCATCTGGCACCGGCGTGCGGCACCCGAGGTGCCGGGGCTGGTCTCCGTCGTCATCGCCGCACACAACGAGGAGGCGGTGATCGTCCGGACGCTCGAGTCCGTCGGACGCAGCACTTATCACTCGCTCGAGGTCATCGTCGCCGATGACGCATCCTCCGACCTCACCGGACGGCTGGTGCGCGACTACCAGGTGCGGCATCCCGAGATGGACCTGCGCCTCATGCGGATGCGCAAGAATGTCGGGAAGGGCGCCGCGCTCAACGCGGCGCTCCGGCGCTACGCTCGCGGCCAGTTCGTCATGACGCTCGACGCCGACTCGATCATCCAGCCCGACGCCATCTCGAACGCACTGTCCTACTTCGACGACCCCTACGTGGCCGGCGTGGCCGCCAATGTCCAGATCCTGGAGGAGACGACCGCCCTCGGCATCCTGCAGCGGTTCGAGCACATGATCGGCTACCGCTCCAAGAAGCTGTATTCACTGCTGAACTGCGAATTCGTGGTGGGTGGGGTCGCCTCGACCTACCGGATGCGTGTCCTGCGCAAGGTCGACTTCTACGACACCGACACTTTGACCGAGGACATCGGCCTGAGTACGAAGATCACCAACCTGGGTAATCGGCGGTTCCGCATGATCTTCGGCGCCGACGTGGTTGCGAAGACGGAGGGAGTGCTGACGCTCCGCGCCCTGGCGAAGCAACGGTTCCGCTGGAAGTACGGGAGCCTCCAGAATCTGATCAAGTACCGGGGGATGATGCTCAATCCCCATCGTCGGTACACCCGCACGCTGACCTACTACCGCATGCCGATGGCACTGCTCAGTGAGTTCACGCTGCTCATCTCGCCGCTGGCCTGGACCTATGCGGTCTATTGGTCGCTGGTCACGCAGACGCCCGCCCTGATCATCGGTGCGTACGCGACCATCACCGCCTACACGCTGCTGACGGTCTGGATGGACGAGAACCTGACGGTGCGCGAGCGGGCCCGCTTGTCCATCTACGCGCCCACGGCGTACTTCCTGTTCTACATCATGGATCTCGTGCAACTGACCGCCGCGGTCCGCTGCATCGCGCGCTCACGCGGCCTCGTCAAGCGTCCGGAGATCAACACCTGGAAGTCCCCGCAGCGGGTCGGGAGCAGGGCGGTGGTCGCTCGTGCCGCATAA
- a CDS encoding polysaccharide deacetylase family protein — MPHKRRRFLRVLLNPLVVVSLIVALMTAGWLVYTGGQSMTAQARPGANLLPPLSPSAEDTPEPSGSPTVTSAPSPDTLSAPDTPSSVGAVAGWSVAHSADAAATLNLVDGQVSDQALELDVGRYASGDITLTSPRVEVDPGQTYLFKAFAATDTHFTLLARRHHTDGSTTLEQLPSALERPGNAPFSVSDAFDSGDTVTAVEYVFRLASEGSIRVEGAYLEAADDVSLPPGTAAAPNLVPNPDLVSPTPGAPTSWSPYASGPSTVESGRGDDENGAFLWTRVTNYKGGEAKWQYQPVPVVPDQRFEFGATYRSEREVDVLAEFELVDGSREFRNLATVQPAGEWTTIGEAFQVPDKAKTVMVTLVSHGNGTTAVRDHSLVDITKPGPLRWDEPMVSITFDDGWESVYDRALPLLDKHGFRSTQYVNPSSLETPNFMTAAQVRELDQAGHEIAAHSYSHVDLTSINAERLEEEMRRNEEALNDAGLGTDNLAPPFGRSDPQVDWYAGQYFKTVRGTDVGINTRQNIDPSDLKVFYVTDETAPEQLREALAETDRVNGWLILVYHQIATPESTGTQDDDTIVADQSTVTSDVLAAQLQLVDDSGIDVQTVSQAFDQLYDP; from the coding sequence GTGCCGCATAAGCGCCGGCGGTTCCTCCGCGTACTGCTCAATCCCCTCGTCGTCGTCTCGCTGATCGTGGCGCTGATGACCGCGGGGTGGTTGGTGTACACGGGCGGGCAGAGCATGACCGCCCAGGCGCGGCCCGGGGCGAACCTGCTCCCGCCCCTGAGCCCGTCCGCCGAGGACACCCCCGAGCCGTCCGGGTCGCCGACGGTCACTTCCGCGCCGTCCCCCGACACGCTGTCGGCCCCCGATACGCCGTCATCCGTCGGCGCCGTGGCGGGCTGGAGCGTCGCCCACAGCGCGGACGCCGCGGCCACCTTGAACCTCGTCGACGGGCAGGTGAGCGACCAGGCACTGGAGCTCGACGTCGGACGGTACGCCTCGGGCGACATCACGCTGACGAGCCCCCGGGTGGAGGTCGACCCCGGTCAGACCTACCTCTTCAAGGCGTTCGCCGCCACCGACACGCATTTCACCCTGCTGGCGCGCCGGCATCACACCGACGGCAGCACCACTCTCGAGCAATTGCCGAGCGCACTCGAGCGGCCGGGCAACGCCCCGTTCTCCGTGAGCGACGCGTTCGACAGCGGGGACACGGTGACGGCGGTGGAGTACGTCTTCCGCCTCGCATCCGAGGGCAGCATCAGGGTCGAGGGCGCCTACCTCGAGGCGGCGGACGACGTCTCGCTGCCTCCCGGCACAGCGGCCGCACCCAACCTCGTACCCAACCCCGACCTCGTCAGCCCCACACCGGGGGCACCCACGTCGTGGTCCCCCTACGCATCCGGGCCGTCGACCGTGGAGTCCGGGCGTGGCGACGACGAGAACGGCGCCTTCCTCTGGACCCGCGTCACGAACTACAAGGGCGGCGAGGCGAAATGGCAGTACCAGCCGGTTCCCGTGGTACCCGACCAGCGGTTCGAGTTCGGCGCGACCTACCGGTCCGAGCGTGAGGTGGACGTGCTCGCCGAGTTCGAGCTCGTGGACGGCAGCCGCGAGTTCCGCAATCTGGCGACGGTGCAGCCGGCGGGGGAGTGGACGACCATCGGGGAAGCGTTCCAGGTGCCCGACAAGGCGAAGACGGTCATGGTCACCCTGGTGTCGCACGGCAACGGGACCACCGCGGTGCGCGACCACTCGCTCGTCGACATCACCAAACCAGGACCCCTGCGCTGGGACGAGCCGATGGTCTCGATCACCTTCGATGACGGCTGGGAGTCGGTCTACGACCGCGCCCTCCCGCTGCTGGACAAGCACGGCTTCCGGTCCACCCAGTACGTCAACCCCAGCTCCCTCGAGACCCCGAACTTCATGACAGCTGCCCAGGTGCGTGAACTGGACCAGGCCGGCCATGAGATCGCGGCCCACAGCTACTCGCACGTCGATCTCACCTCGATCAATGCCGAGCGGCTCGAGGAGGAGATGCGACGGAACGAGGAGGCGCTGAACGACGCCGGCCTCGGCACCGACAATCTCGCTCCTCCGTTCGGACGCTCCGACCCCCAGGTCGACTGGTATGCAGGCCAGTACTTCAAGACCGTGCGGGGGACGGACGTGGGTATCAACACCCGGCAGAACATCGATCCCTCCGATCTGAAGGTCTTCTACGTGACCGACGAGACCGCGCCGGAACAGCTGCGCGAAGCGCTCGCCGAAACGGACCGCGTCAACGGTTGGCTCATCCTCGTCTATCACCAGATCGCCACCCCTGAATCGACCGGCACCCAGGACGACGACACCATCGTGGCGGACCAGAGCACCGTCACCAGCGACGTCCTCGCCGCACAACTGCAGCTCGTCGACGACAGCGGCATCGACGTGCAGACGGTCTCTCAGGCGTTCGACCAACTGTACGACCCCTAG
- a CDS encoding polysaccharide deacetylase family protein produces MVALGAMASAMLTPGVANAVVTNAAPSALVSFTFDDGFRSSITQAAPTLQKHGLTGTNYVVTDCVGKTTVPNSCRADGSVPYMTWAQIKQLQTQYGWEIGSHGKDHQCLASSGDVCQANKLTPAQVDAQMASSRAALAAQGITATAFAPPYGDYDQTVLAKVAKYYSSMRGFADEGVNLWPLSDYLVQNVAVEEGLDTVASLKAKVDQAIAGKTWVVFTFHDIVPNPSTDPGDYEFGTAELDQLAAYVKTKVAAGQIKNVNVSKGIVTGTPNKMPNASFNAGIGEGWRTDAPTRITADAGGNGSYPDPTRSVKLVSGTTPTHLFSPQVAVTPGTNYLYKTFLNVSALTSGEVAFYVDEYNAAGAWVSGQYRKRENSRWVEALNFTYTPSSTNVAKASLQVIVAGTGITAYLDNVELLELSGATAPPPTSLVANGTFDAGIGGGWRTDAAATIVADRAGNGAPANPVNSVKLQGSTSNGHLFSPQVNVTPGNYNISAYLNIRTRTAGEVGWYIDEYDANGNWISGQWKLASTTIGVSNVDLTYSPSTTNVARASVQVYVTSNSGVLAYVDDVRWWRP; encoded by the coding sequence ATGGTGGCCCTGGGGGCGATGGCCTCCGCCATGCTGACGCCCGGGGTGGCGAACGCGGTGGTGACCAACGCGGCGCCCTCGGCACTGGTGTCGTTCACTTTCGACGACGGCTTCCGCAGCTCCATCACCCAGGCCGCCCCGACGCTCCAGAAGCATGGCCTCACCGGCACGAACTACGTGGTCACCGACTGCGTGGGCAAGACGACGGTGCCGAACTCCTGCCGCGCGGACGGCAGCGTGCCGTACATGACCTGGGCGCAGATCAAACAGCTGCAGACGCAGTACGGCTGGGAGATCGGGTCGCACGGCAAGGACCATCAGTGCCTGGCCTCGTCGGGCGATGTCTGCCAGGCCAACAAGCTGACCCCGGCCCAGGTCGACGCCCAGATGGCGAGCAGCAGGGCGGCCCTCGCCGCGCAGGGCATCACCGCGACCGCCTTCGCTCCGCCGTACGGCGACTACGACCAGACGGTCCTGGCCAAGGTCGCCAAGTACTACTCGTCGATGCGCGGATTCGCGGACGAGGGTGTGAACCTCTGGCCGCTCAGCGATTACCTCGTCCAGAACGTCGCGGTCGAGGAGGGCCTCGACACCGTGGCGTCGCTCAAGGCGAAGGTCGATCAAGCCATCGCCGGCAAGACCTGGGTGGTCTTCACCTTCCACGACATCGTCCCGAACCCCAGCACCGATCCGGGCGACTACGAGTTCGGTACCGCCGAACTCGATCAGCTCGCTGCCTATGTGAAGACCAAGGTGGCGGCCGGACAGATCAAGAACGTCAACGTGTCCAAGGGCATCGTGACGGGCACCCCCAACAAGATGCCGAACGCCAGCTTCAACGCTGGCATCGGCGAGGGCTGGCGGACCGACGCTCCTACGCGCATCACGGCCGACGCCGGAGGCAACGGCAGCTACCCGGACCCCACCCGGTCGGTCAAACTCGTGTCGGGCACGACCCCGACGCACCTGTTCTCCCCGCAGGTCGCCGTCACACCGGGGACGAACTACCTGTACAAGACCTTCCTGAACGTCTCCGCGCTGACGTCCGGCGAAGTGGCGTTCTACGTCGACGAATACAACGCGGCAGGGGCCTGGGTCTCCGGGCAGTACCGTAAGCGGGAGAACTCCCGATGGGTGGAGGCGCTCAACTTCACCTATACGCCGAGTTCGACGAACGTGGCGAAGGCCAGCCTCCAGGTCATCGTCGCAGGAACCGGCATCACGGCCTACCTGGACAACGTCGAGTTGCTGGAGCTCAGCGGGGCCACCGCTCCGCCGCCCACCTCACTGGTGGCGAACGGGACCTTCGACGCCGGCATCGGCGGCGGGTGGCGGACCGACGCTGCGGCGACCATCGTCGCGGACCGCGCGGGGAACGGCGCTCCGGCGAATCCGGTCAACTCCGTGAAGCTGCAGGGTTCCACGAGCAACGGGCACCTGTTCTCACCCCAGGTCAACGTGACGCCGGGCAACTACAACATCTCCGCCTACCTCAACATCAGGACCCGCACCGCCGGTGAGGTCGGCTGGTACATCGACGAGTACGACGCCAACGGCAACTGGATCTCCGGGCAGTGGAAGCTCGCCAGCACCACGATCGGCGTCTCCAACGTGGACCTGACCTACTCCCCGAGCACGACGAACGTCGCGCGGGCGAGCGTGCAGGTGTACGTGACCAGCAACTCCGGGGTGCTCGCGTACGTGGACGACGTGCGCTGGTGGCGGCCCTGA
- a CDS encoding endo-1,4-beta-xylanase codes for MAALTIGRLPARTVLAGCLLLALAGCTPDNPEPEPNVVVDLIDEDWQHTPGVASDNGGLQVTATARSIVEQDGGGGQPNPPLNLAGTHLLADGDFSLSASFSDVIADASWTVFDSPPVIADEFRLEPSGLRLTLLDDDLEIAVFDGSPQEDVTRPRPVHEEHVTVRDPEAALVVRRSGDTLEIESGGDTVSSLPLGEVFESGKLWLGLSSEGGSFRVGSLTATALDGGTLTTAEPAVVQAEQAADGLQALASRSRPDFRIGAAVALGPLASDPDYAREFVGNFGALTPENAMKPQSLSPQQAVYTFEEADAILAIAESKGMTVHGHTIAFTEAMPRWMQELPTGTEVERRASAEALLDYVTTVVTHFKGRLDSLDVVNEPFDVDQGTSFQQNIWYRVFGPGYPAVVSRAVYEADPDVKQFINENGADVPGYRQDALLKLALDTNAQGGHIYGVGLQAHIYDLETDAIPAEDLSETLERFGDAGLRVRISENDVTDGEGVYAQAEQYASVLETCMRSPDCVSYTTWGVDNRYNWWVDDDGELHQGRDFLFTHGEPIPAYDAMRRVLGD; via the coding sequence GTGGCGGCCCTGACAATCGGACGCCTGCCAGCACGGACCGTGCTGGCAGGCTGCCTTCTGCTCGCGCTCGCGGGCTGCACACCCGACAACCCGGAACCGGAGCCCAACGTGGTCGTGGACCTGATCGACGAGGACTGGCAGCACACACCGGGCGTGGCGTCCGACAACGGGGGGCTGCAGGTCACGGCCACGGCGCGAAGCATCGTCGAACAGGATGGCGGAGGAGGGCAGCCGAACCCGCCCCTCAACCTGGCCGGCACGCATCTGCTGGCGGACGGAGACTTCTCCCTCAGCGCGTCGTTCAGCGACGTGATCGCCGACGCGTCGTGGACCGTCTTCGACAGTCCGCCGGTGATCGCCGACGAATTCCGGCTGGAGCCGTCGGGTCTGCGGCTCACCCTCCTCGACGACGACCTCGAGATCGCCGTGTTCGACGGGTCCCCCCAGGAGGACGTGACCAGACCCCGGCCGGTGCATGAGGAGCACGTCACGGTCCGGGACCCGGAAGCCGCGCTCGTGGTGCGCCGGTCCGGCGACACGCTCGAGATCGAGAGCGGTGGAGACACCGTCTCGTCCCTGCCCCTCGGAGAGGTGTTCGAATCGGGAAAGCTCTGGCTGGGGCTCTCGAGCGAGGGCGGTTCCTTCCGAGTCGGATCCCTCACCGCCACCGCTCTCGACGGCGGCACCCTCACGACCGCGGAGCCGGCCGTGGTCCAGGCCGAGCAGGCGGCGGACGGTCTGCAGGCCCTGGCCTCGCGGAGCAGGCCGGACTTCAGGATCGGCGCCGCGGTGGCGCTCGGGCCTCTTGCCTCGGACCCGGACTACGCCCGGGAGTTCGTCGGCAACTTCGGCGCCCTCACGCCGGAGAATGCCATGAAGCCGCAGTCCCTCTCCCCGCAGCAGGCCGTGTACACGTTCGAGGAGGCCGACGCCATCCTCGCGATCGCCGAGAGCAAGGGCATGACGGTGCACGGCCACACCATCGCCTTCACCGAGGCGATGCCCCGCTGGATGCAGGAGCTCCCCACGGGCACGGAGGTGGAGCGCCGGGCCAGCGCAGAGGCCCTGCTCGACTACGTCACCACCGTGGTGACCCACTTCAAAGGGCGGCTCGACTCGCTCGACGTCGTCAACGAACCGTTCGACGTGGACCAGGGCACCAGCTTCCAGCAGAACATCTGGTACCGGGTCTTCGGGCCCGGCTACCCGGCGGTCGTCTCGCGGGCGGTCTACGAGGCCGATCCTGACGTCAAGCAGTTCATCAACGAGAACGGGGCCGACGTTCCGGGGTACCGCCAGGACGCCCTGCTGAAGCTCGCACTCGATACCAACGCGCAGGGCGGGCACATCTACGGTGTCGGCCTCCAGGCCCACATCTACGACCTCGAGACCGACGCCATCCCCGCCGAGGACCTCTCGGAGACCCTCGAGCGCTTCGGGGATGCCGGGCTGCGCGTACGGATCTCGGAGAACGACGTCACCGACGGTGAGGGGGTGTACGCCCAGGCGGAGCAGTACGCCTCGGTACTGGAGACCTGCATGCGCTCGCCCGACTGCGTCTCCTACACCACGTGGGGGGTGGACAACCGCTACAACTGGTGGGTCGACGACGACGGCGAGCTGCACCAGGGTCGGGACTTCCTGTTCACGCACGGGGAACCGATCCCCGCGTACGACGCGATGAGGCGCGTCCTGGGCGACTGA
- a CDS encoding NAD-dependent epimerase/dehydratase family protein yields the protein MIGGAGFIGSHLAEYLLDAGDDVTVLDDLSLGRLDNLAACRAHRAFTFQEGSTLDPTAVGRAISGKDRVFHLATAGGARRFPDRPLLGLRSTIHGTETVLDACLDAGAELIVVSSGDIYGKNASGRLSEDADRILGSPLDPRWAGVSAEAMEEAFAQAYWREHGLKVSMVRLFDTVGPRRTSRSGGVVRTLVKQALRGDPLTVHGDGRQTRCFSYVGDVVPAIVRVAEQPAARGLAINLGGTRDMSIVELAERTIRLLGSRSEISFIPYDEVYGPGHEDIPRRSPDIALASRLIRFRPTTTIDTIILKVAKDILSSASNGVHAERASHGVHAEAVH from the coding sequence GTGATCGGTGGTGCTGGTTTCATCGGCAGCCACCTCGCCGAATACCTCCTGGATGCCGGGGACGACGTCACCGTGCTCGACGATCTCTCCCTGGGCAGACTGGACAATCTCGCGGCGTGTCGGGCTCATCGGGCCTTCACGTTCCAGGAGGGCAGCACCCTCGACCCGACTGCGGTCGGCAGGGCGATCAGCGGGAAGGATCGCGTGTTCCATCTGGCGACCGCCGGTGGAGCGCGTCGGTTCCCGGATCGCCCGCTTCTGGGCCTGCGCTCCACCATCCATGGCACCGAGACGGTCCTCGATGCCTGCCTCGATGCGGGCGCGGAACTGATCGTGGTGTCCAGTGGTGACATCTACGGGAAGAACGCCTCCGGTCGATTGTCCGAGGACGCGGATCGCATCCTCGGTTCACCGCTGGACCCCCGGTGGGCGGGTGTCTCCGCAGAGGCGATGGAAGAAGCGTTCGCGCAGGCCTACTGGCGGGAACACGGCCTGAAGGTGTCCATGGTCCGGCTCTTCGATACGGTGGGGCCCCGCCGGACGAGCCGCTCGGGTGGCGTGGTGCGGACGCTCGTGAAGCAGGCGCTTCGCGGCGACCCGCTGACGGTCCACGGTGACGGCCGACAGACTCGCTGCTTCTCGTATGTGGGGGACGTCGTCCCGGCGATCGTGCGCGTCGCCGAACAGCCGGCCGCCCGCGGGCTCGCGATCAACCTGGGTGGCACCCGGGACATGTCGATCGTCGAGCTGGCCGAGAGGACGATCAGGCTGCTGGGCAGCCGCAGCGAGATCAGCTTCATCCCGTACGACGAGGTCTACGGCCCCGGCCACGAGGACATCCCACGCCGATCCCCTGATATCGCCCTCGCGTCACGCCTCATCCGGTTCAGGCCGACCACGACCATCGACACCATCATCCTCAAGGTGGCGAAGGACATCCTGTCCAGCGCCTCCAATGGGGTCCACGCCGAGAGGGCCTCGCATGGGGTCCACGCCGAGGCCGTCCACTGA
- a CDS encoding SURF1 family protein, producing the protein MFRYFFSVRWLGWLAMVLVIAAGCVGLGRWQLDRREAVVEDIQRIEANYDAAPERYVPGANGFDTFDPSREWTPVTFTGTYDVDHQVVARNRPLNGQPGYEVLTPLRLEDGTAVIIDRGWLPIGNAEAGRPDMVPAPPAGEVEVTARIRPGEPEVNRGAPEGQVASIHLPSFAERVDYPVQDAAYGLLALERPAAAETPVAAPKPSIDEGPHLSYSLQWFAFGVLAFVGLGYAARQQRRSDAERDGTAPDRPVRRRRRPSSEEEEDAILDARGIR; encoded by the coding sequence GTGTTCCGCTATTTCTTCTCCGTCCGCTGGCTCGGCTGGCTCGCCATGGTCCTGGTGATCGCTGCCGGCTGCGTGGGACTCGGACGATGGCAGCTGGACCGGCGGGAAGCCGTCGTGGAGGACATCCAGCGCATCGAGGCGAACTACGATGCGGCGCCGGAGCGCTACGTGCCCGGCGCCAACGGGTTCGACACCTTCGATCCCTCCCGCGAATGGACGCCGGTCACCTTCACCGGGACGTACGACGTCGACCACCAGGTCGTCGCGCGCAATCGGCCGCTCAACGGCCAGCCGGGGTACGAGGTGCTCACTCCCCTGCGTCTGGAGGACGGAACCGCCGTCATCATCGACCGCGGCTGGCTGCCCATCGGCAACGCCGAGGCGGGGCGGCCGGACATGGTCCCGGCCCCGCCCGCGGGGGAGGTCGAGGTCACCGCGCGGATCAGGCCGGGCGAACCGGAGGTGAACCGCGGCGCCCCCGAGGGGCAGGTCGCGTCGATCCACCTCCCATCCTTCGCGGAGCGAGTGGACTACCCCGTGCAGGACGCCGCCTACGGTCTGCTGGCGCTGGAGCGTCCGGCCGCGGCCGAGACCCCGGTCGCCGCGCCCAAGCCCTCCATCGACGAGGGACCGCATCTGTCCTACTCCCTGCAGTGGTTCGCCTTCGGAGTCCTGGCCTTCGTGGGCCTCGGTTATGCGGCGCGGCAGCAGCGCAGGAGCGACGCCGAACGGGACGGCACCGCTCCGGACCGCCCGGTCCGCCGGCGTCGCCGTCCGTCCTCGGAGGAGGAGGAGGACGCCATCCTCGACGCGCGGGGAATCCGCTAG
- a CDS encoding DUF3099 domain-containing protein, translating into MSKQTKHNTDVHSISDAQVAHSDEMRTRMIRYSVSMSIRLVCFVLVFVVPYVWLQWVMIAGAVFLPYFAVIVANGGSDTSNIRHSDALIDRLPVREIEAKVVDAGPDDGEDVLSGEIIDDPADPARHGSHDAGNGRPDARG; encoded by the coding sequence ATGAGTAAGCAAACGAAGCACAACACAGACGTCCACAGCATCTCCGACGCACAGGTTGCACACAGCGACGAGATGCGCACACGCATGATCCGCTACTCGGTGTCGATGAGCATCCGCCTCGTCTGCTTCGTCCTGGTCTTCGTGGTCCCCTATGTCTGGCTGCAGTGGGTGATGATCGCCGGAGCGGTGTTCCTGCCCTACTTCGCCGTGATCGTCGCGAACGGCGGCAGCGACACCAGCAACATCCGTCACAGCGACGCCCTGATCGACCGGTTGCCGGTGCGTGAGATCGAAGCGAAGGTCGTCGATGCCGGCCCCGACGACGGCGAGGACGTCCTCAGTGGCGAGATCATCGACGACCCTGCGGACCCTGCACGCCACGGCTCGCACGATGCAGGCAACGGCAGGCCCGACGCCCGTGGCTGA